Genomic DNA from bacterium CG_4_10_14_0_2_um_filter_33_32:
CAAGCCCTTCTTAATAGAAAAGAAGGAGAAGAAGTAGAGATTGAAGTGCCGGCTGGGAAACTGATATATAAAGTAAAAAAAATTCATTAATTTATCACTTAAAATAAAATAGATTTTTTGTTAAAATGGAGGAGTAGGTCTTCCATTTTATTTTAGGAGGAGAAATTGACTGAAGTCGATATACGAAATGTTCGTTTGGAAAAATTAGAAAAATTAATTGAAAAGGGAATAAACCCTTATCCATCATCCGCTAAAAGAACTCATATTATTAGTGAGGTTATTAAGGATTTTGCTAAATTATCCAAGGATAAAAAAGAAGTTACTTTAGTTGGCAGGATAATGAGCGAGAGAGGTCATGGTAAGGCTTCATTTTATGATATTAAAGACGGCAGCGGCTCGATTCAGTTATATATTAAACAGGATAAAGTTGGTAAAGAAAATTATGATAATTTAAGCTTAATTGATTTGGGAGATTTTTTGCAAGTTAGTGGTTTATTATTTGTAACACATAAAGGAGAAAAAACTTTAGAAGTATCTTCATATAAGCTATTGGCGAAGTCATTGCTTCCACTTCCTACAACATGGTATGGCCTCAAAGATATAGAAACCAGATACAGAAAAAGATATCTAGATTTTCTATTAAATGAAGACGTCAAAGAAAAAATGGTTATTAGAAGCAAGGTTATTTCTGAAGTCAGGAATTATTTACAAAATGCCGGTTTTCTTGAAATGCAAATGCCTGCTCTTGAAATTGATCCTACTGGAGCTGCGGCAAGGCCTTTTAAGACACACTATAACGCATATGATATCGACGTATATCTAAGAATCTGTATCGGTGAATTGTGGCAAAAAAGAGTAATAGTTGGCGGATTTGAAAAAACATTTGAAATTGGCAGAGCATTTCGTAACGAAGGTGTTGATAGGGAACATAATCCTGATTTTCTTATGTGCGAGTTTTATTGGGCATATGCTGATTATAATGATTTGATGGATTTTACCGAAAAATTAATTTCAACTGTTGTTAAAGAAGTAAAGGGAAGTTATGAGATAGAATATCAGGGTGAGAAAATAAACTTTAAGCCGCCTTATCCTAGATTAAGTTTTAAAGATTTATTAAAGAAGAAAGTGAATTTAGATATTGATAAATATCCGACAAGAGAGCTGCTTGCAGAGGAACTTAAAATAAGAAAATTCAAATTTAAAAAAAGTGATAGTCGAGGTACTTTGATTGACGAGTACTACAAAGAAACTATTAGACCCGCGATTAAAGACCCTATATTTTTGATTGACCATCCTTTAGAAATATCTCCCTTGGCAAAAAAAAGCGAAAAAGATCCGAGAGTAGTACAGAGAGCTCAATTAGTTGCTATTGGTGCAGAAATCACAAATGGATATTCAGAGTTAAATAATCCAATCGATCAGCAGGAAAGATTTATTGAACAGGTTAAATTGTTAAAAGCAGGGGATGAGGAAGCACAGAGAATAGACGAAAGTTACGTAGAAGCCATGGAATATGGGATGCCGCCAATAGCCGGTCAAGGGGTTGGAATGGATAGATTAATAATGATTATCACTGATTCTGCAACAATCAGGGAATCTATTCCTTTTCCTTTTATGAAATCCAAAGAGTAATTTTTAGTTAATTTTATATTGAAATAAATTATCAATAAATTATTATGATGAAGGTAAGGTTAACTTACCGCAACACCGCCCATCCGGGCGGTGTCTATATGAATACTAGCTTTGTAATTTGTCAATTATGTGGTGATAAAGTATAATTTTTTCATAATAAGTAATTGAGAGAAATATGCAAAAATTACTGATTGCTACTACTAATGAAGGAAAAATTAAGGAAATTAATGATTCTTACAAGGATCTAGAAATTGAGTTAATCGAACTTCGGAAAATAGTTAACGAAGATTTTAAAGTTAAAGAAACTGGACATACCTTTGAAGATAATGCAGTTATTAAGGCAAAAGAATATGCTAAAAAATCTAAAATGATAACTTTAGCCGAGGATTCCGGAATTGATATTGATTGTCTTGAAGGCAAGCTTGGTATTTATTCCGCTCGTTTCTTAAAAGGCAAGACAGATGAAGAAAAAAATCAGATTATTCTTAATATGATGAAAAAGGTCCCTAAAGCTAAAAGAACTGCTCGTTTTAGAGTAGCTATAGCAATAGCAGCCCCGAATAAAAAAGTAGAGGTTATTGAAGCAATATCAGAAGGAACTATTTCATCACAGGCTAAGGGAGATAATGGATTTGGTTATGATGAAATCTTTATTCCAAAAGGTTCCAGA
This window encodes:
- the lysS gene encoding lysine--tRNA ligase, coding for MTEVDIRNVRLEKLEKLIEKGINPYPSSAKRTHIISEVIKDFAKLSKDKKEVTLVGRIMSERGHGKASFYDIKDGSGSIQLYIKQDKVGKENYDNLSLIDLGDFLQVSGLLFVTHKGEKTLEVSSYKLLAKSLLPLPTTWYGLKDIETRYRKRYLDFLLNEDVKEKMVIRSKVISEVRNYLQNAGFLEMQMPALEIDPTGAAARPFKTHYNAYDIDVYLRICIGELWQKRVIVGGFEKTFEIGRAFRNEGVDREHNPDFLMCEFYWAYADYNDLMDFTEKLISTVVKEVKGSYEIEYQGEKINFKPPYPRLSFKDLLKKKVNLDIDKYPTRELLAEELKIRKFKFKKSDSRGTLIDEYYKETIRPAIKDPIFLIDHPLEISPLAKKSEKDPRVVQRAQLVAIGAEITNGYSELNNPIDQQERFIEQVKLLKAGDEEAQRIDESYVEAMEYGMPPIAGQGVGMDRLIMIITDSATIRESIPFPFMKSKE
- the rdgB gene encoding non-canonical purine NTP pyrophosphatase, RdgB/HAM1 family, whose protein sequence is MQKLLIATTNEGKIKEINDSYKDLEIELIELRKIVNEDFKVKETGHTFEDNAVIKAKEYAKKSKMITLAEDSGIDIDCLEGKLGIYSARFLKGKTDEEKNQIILNMMKKVPKAKRTARFRVAIAIAAPNKKVEVIEAISEGTISSQAKGDNGFGYDEIFIPKGSRRTYAQFSINEKNKKSFRAAALARARKILKGFMK